One window of the Thermodesulfomicrobium sp. WS genome contains the following:
- the acs gene encoding acetate--CoA ligase, giving the protein MTENIQSLLHEQRQFAPFQNPRAHIPDLATYEEHYRRAEVDPEGYWAARARELVTWFEPWTKVLDYDFSVPRVEWFRGGKLNVCYNCLDRHVHNGRADKTALIWQGEPDEDVRHITYRELLAEVERFANVLKKLGVHRGDRVVLYMPMIPEAAVAMLACARIGAPHSIVFGGFSAASLQSRIQDCEAKVVVTADAVLRGGRKIPLKANVDEALGACPSVTATVVVPRAGIDVTMVAGRDHWWADLMKDPDVAASCPCESMDAEDLLFILYTSGSTGKPKGVVHTTGGYLTYAAHTTQWVFDLHDDDIHWCTADVGWITGHTYIVYGPLTLGATSLMFEGVPSWPDPARFWQVVEKFKVTTFYTAPTVIRALMREGVEWTTKHDLSSLRVLGSVGEPINPEAWIWYFEHIGKGKLPIVDTWWQTETGGILISALPFATPLKPGSATRPLPGVKAAIVTAEGQPAGVNEGGHLVIERPWPGMLRGVFGAPERFKSQYFERFPGKYESGDGARVDEDGYFWIMGRLDDVINVSGHRLGTAEIESALVSHPAVAEAAVVGVPHEIKGQAIYAYVILRADVDETPELVKELRNHVRKEIGPLAAPEVIQFTLGLPKTRSGKIMRRVLRKITAGSTSMDDFGDTSTLADPSVIQDLIAGRKRV; this is encoded by the coding sequence ATGACGGAAAACATCCAGAGTCTCTTGCACGAACAGCGGCAGTTTGCGCCCTTCCAGAACCCTCGTGCCCATATCCCGGACTTGGCCACCTACGAAGAGCACTACCGTCGTGCCGAGGTCGACCCGGAAGGATATTGGGCAGCACGGGCGCGGGAGCTCGTCACCTGGTTCGAGCCCTGGACCAAGGTCCTGGACTATGATTTCAGCGTGCCGCGGGTGGAGTGGTTCCGGGGGGGCAAACTCAATGTGTGCTACAATTGCCTGGACCGCCATGTGCACAACGGCCGCGCCGACAAGACCGCCCTCATCTGGCAGGGTGAGCCCGACGAAGACGTGCGGCACATCACCTATCGCGAGCTCTTGGCCGAGGTCGAGCGCTTTGCCAACGTGCTCAAAAAACTGGGCGTGCATCGCGGCGACCGGGTGGTGCTCTATATGCCCATGATCCCCGAGGCTGCTGTGGCCATGCTCGCCTGCGCCCGCATCGGCGCGCCCCATTCCATCGTCTTTGGCGGTTTTTCGGCGGCGAGCCTGCAGTCCCGGATCCAAGACTGCGAGGCCAAGGTAGTGGTCACCGCCGATGCCGTGCTGCGCGGCGGCCGCAAGATTCCGCTCAAGGCCAATGTGGACGAAGCCCTTGGCGCGTGCCCCTCGGTGACGGCCACGGTGGTGGTGCCGCGCGCCGGGATCGATGTCACCATGGTGGCTGGCCGGGATCATTGGTGGGCCGACCTCATGAAGGATCCTGACGTCGCCGCCTCTTGTCCATGCGAGTCCATGGACGCCGAGGACCTGCTCTTCATCCTCTACACCAGCGGCAGCACCGGCAAACCCAAGGGCGTGGTGCACACCACCGGCGGTTATCTGACCTACGCCGCGCATACCACCCAATGGGTGTTCGACCTCCACGACGACGACATCCATTGGTGCACCGCGGACGTGGGCTGGATCACCGGACACACGTACATCGTGTACGGGCCGCTCACCTTGGGCGCCACCAGCCTGATGTTCGAGGGCGTCCCCTCCTGGCCGGACCCTGCCCGCTTCTGGCAGGTGGTGGAAAAGTTCAAGGTGACCACCTTCTACACCGCGCCTACGGTCATCCGCGCCCTGATGCGCGAAGGCGTGGAGTGGACCACCAAGCACGACCTCTCCTCCCTGCGGGTGCTCGGCAGCGTGGGCGAGCCCATCAACCCCGAGGCCTGGATATGGTACTTCGAGCACATCGGCAAAGGCAAGCTCCCCATCGTGGACACCTGGTGGCAGACGGAGACCGGCGGCATCCTCATTTCCGCCTTGCCCTTTGCCACGCCGCTCAAACCCGGTTCCGCCACCCGCCCCTTGCCCGGGGTCAAGGCCGCCATTGTCACCGCCGAGGGCCAGCCCGCCGGAGTCAACGAGGGCGGCCACTTGGTCATCGAACGGCCCTGGCCCGGCATGCTGCGCGGGGTCTTTGGCGCGCCCGAGCGCTTCAAGAGCCAGTACTTCGAGCGTTTCCCCGGCAAGTACGAGTCCGGTGACGGCGCCCGCGTGGACGAGGACGGCTATTTCTGGATCATGGGGCGGCTCGACGACGTCATCAACGTCTCGGGGCATCGTCTGGGCACAGCGGAGATCGAATCCGCCTTGGTGTCGCATCCTGCCGTGGCCGAGGCCGCGGTGGTGGGCGTGCCGCACGAGATCAAAGGCCAGGCCATCTACGCGTATGTCATTTTGCGCGCCGACGTGGACGAAACTCCGGAGCTGGTGAAGGAGCTGCGCAACCACGTGCGCAAGGAAATCGGCCCACTGGCCGCGCCCGAGGTCATCCAGTTCACCTTGGGCCTGCCCAAGACCCGCAGCGGCAAGATCATGCGCCGGGTGCTGCGCAAGATCACCGCAGGCTCTACCTCCATGGACGACTTCGGCGATACGTCCACCCTGGCCGATCCGTCGGTGATCCAGGACCTCATCGCCGGCCGCAAACGCGTCTGA
- a CDS encoding heavy metal-associated domain-containing protein has translation MPSIHVGGMSCQHCVQSVTRALSAIPGITDISVSLERGEATFQAPKDLDWDAVRAAIAKAGFEPGNEGA, from the coding sequence ATGCCCAGCATTCACGTGGGAGGCATGAGCTGCCAGCACTGTGTCCAGTCCGTCACCCGGGCCCTGTCGGCCATCCCCGGCATCACGGATATCTCCGTGTCCCTGGAGCGCGGCGAAGCCACATTCCAGGCGCCGAAGGATCTCGACTGGGATGCGGTGCGCGCGGCCATTGCCAAGGCCGGATTTGAGCCAGGCAACGAAGGGGCCTGA
- a CDS encoding glutamate synthase-related protein, whose product MTRVAERDACALIAFVDKHGRPSHANIVKTIDALKNMAHRSGDIFSEGDGCGVQTDIPRAIWAERLQSAGLSPHLAESPRFCVGHLFVRTKEAQAVWAEIRDAFAAAGIDLLLQTTDAMDPAALGPRARHDPPLFWQLAGLSPELAPETREAQLFRLACRLESSHIHVCSLSHSTCVYKLRGAPDLLPQVYPDLRDPRAKSAITLGHGRYSTNTLPTPERAQPFFFLGHNGEINTIDRLRRHAQAIGLPISLAGSDSQDLDRILAGLVHERGMDLILAMATVFPPVPSLADAFPEPLAQAYRLLRWFFPTPAQGPAAVVARCGNLCVGSVDALGLRPLWFGETDYEYFLSSEKGVVDVLSTMHDPRPLAPGEKIAFELRPGGHTQVLDVWAMEERVHQGVAKSPLAEHARRLHRGSLTATALPPQGLSALLPQARPVPAEATGLLAAFGWTAYDQRMRRHVAATGQGPIGSLGYQGPLAPLDPHLPNLADYLKESVAVVTNPAIDREREAEHFSTAVILGASPATHTAPLGLELTTPILLGGLPGSATSAAQLETLCHEHGTATLEHVLHLMTDGGRDTSRVVVIDATFHPDHGIRPCLERIWNDVAHGVGRGAHLVLLDDSRSFHDGRVFMDPALAVAWITHRAGQDQLPMPSIVVRSGAIRNLHDIMVLLGLGATAVNPYLIWHQAEAQAASEEALGHALGNTLRALHAGVEKVLSTMGIHAVSGYGRIFGAIGLKEELAQILACPAHCSHPEVGLGLEEMESFALRRLEVAKAPASLPDLPKRNVRVARIIHAVASGQAGFQHMADAFAALDEEYPIGLRHLMGLARPSGILPIPMSQVDLRVGEHAMPLLIAAMSFGSQGERSFRAYAEAAARVGIICMNGEGGEIDDMIGRYGPNRGQQVASGRFGVSMRLLNASAFIEIKIGQGAKPGEGGHLPGAKVTPMVARARHCQPGIALISPSNHHDIYSIEDLCQIITELKTANPTARISVKIPVTPGVATIAVGIAKAGAHIINISGYEGGTGAAREHAKKYVGLPVEIGVREAHAGLVEAGLREQVEIWADGGVRSAADVVKLLCLGANRVGLGTAALMAVGCIACERCHQDRCPRGISTQIQDLQQARERGLKAFQPLDTEEAADRLARYLTVLGEGIRAILADLGVPRVHELVGATQYLRQVREMDRIRLDSLLAPVEVSSAPMACPVPKLVRKPLNTLTKVIADTVRAGFTEEGCRVIRYAEEYVRSVDRAVGTALAGEIIRGSCPQGRAEVILAASIPGNGLGAFAVDGIALRVEGGGQDGIAKGACGGETIILKGRNILGQRVDGSVGKSLAYGATGGFIAIQNMADSRACVRLSGADVVFGARITRPVEDERGHLAASARLKGFAFEYMTGGRVVCLADPGPWICSGMTGGTIYQCLYPEFGFTEASLRRRLARGSHVLLLPVEDVDVAVIEELLGRYQRHLTASFQDDEAVAVQGLVHEAAARFLKIVPALTPAIAPE is encoded by the coding sequence ATGACCCGAGTTGCCGAACGCGACGCCTGCGCCCTCATCGCCTTTGTGGACAAGCACGGCCGCCCATCGCACGCCAATATCGTCAAAACCATCGACGCCCTCAAAAACATGGCCCACCGTTCCGGCGACATCTTCAGCGAAGGGGACGGCTGTGGGGTCCAGACCGATATCCCTCGCGCCATTTGGGCCGAACGGCTCCAGAGCGCGGGGCTTTCCCCGCACCTGGCAGAAAGCCCGCGATTTTGCGTGGGGCATTTGTTCGTGCGCACCAAGGAAGCGCAAGCAGTATGGGCAGAAATCCGTGACGCCTTCGCCGCCGCAGGCATCGACCTGCTCCTCCAGACCACCGACGCCATGGACCCTGCCGCCCTCGGTCCCCGGGCGCGCCACGATCCCCCGCTCTTTTGGCAACTGGCAGGGCTTTCGCCCGAACTCGCACCGGAAACCCGCGAGGCCCAACTCTTTCGCCTGGCCTGCCGTCTGGAAAGCAGCCATATCCACGTCTGCTCCCTCAGCCACAGCACCTGTGTCTATAAATTGCGCGGCGCTCCGGACCTCCTGCCCCAGGTATATCCCGATCTTCGCGACCCACGGGCCAAATCCGCCATCACCCTCGGCCACGGTCGGTATTCCACCAACACCCTTCCCACCCCCGAACGCGCCCAACCCTTTTTCTTTCTGGGACACAACGGCGAGATCAACACCATCGACCGCCTCCGCCGCCATGCCCAGGCCATCGGGCTGCCCATAAGCCTGGCTGGCAGCGATTCGCAGGATCTCGACCGCATCCTCGCAGGACTGGTGCACGAGCGCGGCATGGACCTGATCCTTGCCATGGCCACTGTGTTTCCGCCTGTACCCAGCCTCGCGGATGCTTTCCCCGAACCTCTGGCCCAGGCCTACCGTCTTCTGCGCTGGTTTTTTCCAACCCCGGCCCAAGGGCCGGCAGCGGTGGTCGCCCGCTGCGGCAACCTCTGCGTAGGGAGCGTCGATGCCCTGGGCCTGCGCCCCTTGTGGTTCGGGGAGACGGACTACGAATACTTTTTGTCCTCGGAAAAAGGCGTCGTGGACGTCCTCTCCACCATGCACGACCCGCGTCCGCTCGCCCCAGGAGAAAAGATCGCCTTTGAGCTGCGTCCCGGCGGCCACACCCAGGTGCTCGACGTCTGGGCCATGGAAGAACGGGTCCACCAAGGGGTGGCCAAAAGCCCCCTGGCGGAACACGCCCGCCGCCTCCACCGGGGAAGCCTCACGGCAACGGCACTTCCTCCTCAAGGGCTCTCTGCGCTCCTGCCCCAGGCCCGGCCCGTGCCTGCCGAGGCCACCGGGCTCCTCGCCGCCTTTGGATGGACGGCCTACGACCAGCGCATGCGTCGGCATGTGGCTGCCACCGGCCAGGGTCCCATCGGCTCCTTGGGGTACCAAGGCCCCCTTGCCCCCCTGGACCCGCACCTGCCCAATCTCGCCGACTACCTCAAGGAAAGCGTGGCCGTGGTCACCAACCCGGCCATCGACCGGGAGCGCGAGGCAGAACACTTTTCCACCGCCGTCATCCTCGGCGCTTCTCCGGCCACCCATACGGCGCCCCTGGGCCTTGAACTGACGACCCCGATCCTGCTCGGCGGGCTTCCCGGATCCGCCACCTCGGCCGCACAGCTGGAGACCCTCTGCCACGAACACGGCACCGCTACCCTGGAGCACGTGCTCCACCTGATGACCGACGGCGGCCGGGACACAAGCCGCGTGGTCGTTATCGATGCGACCTTCCACCCGGACCACGGCATCCGGCCATGCCTGGAGCGCATCTGGAACGACGTCGCCCACGGAGTGGGCCGCGGCGCGCACCTGGTGCTCCTGGACGACAGCCGAAGCTTCCACGACGGCCGCGTGTTCATGGACCCGGCCCTCGCGGTGGCCTGGATCACCCATCGGGCGGGGCAAGACCAGCTCCCCATGCCGTCCATCGTGGTGCGCTCCGGGGCCATCCGCAACCTCCATGACATCATGGTGCTCCTCGGGCTTGGCGCCACGGCGGTCAATCCATACCTCATCTGGCACCAGGCCGAGGCCCAGGCCGCAAGCGAAGAAGCGCTCGGCCACGCCCTGGGCAACACCCTGCGCGCCCTGCACGCCGGGGTAGAAAAGGTGCTCTCCACCATGGGCATCCACGCGGTCTCCGGCTATGGACGCATTTTCGGGGCCATCGGCCTCAAGGAAGAACTGGCGCAGATCCTCGCCTGCCCGGCCCATTGCTCCCATCCGGAAGTGGGGCTGGGCCTGGAGGAGATGGAATCCTTTGCCCTTCGTCGTCTTGAAGTGGCGAAGGCCCCGGCCTCACTGCCCGACCTTCCCAAACGCAACGTCCGTGTCGCCCGCATCATCCACGCCGTTGCCAGCGGCCAGGCAGGGTTCCAGCACATGGCTGACGCCTTTGCCGCCCTGGACGAGGAATACCCCATCGGACTGCGGCATTTGATGGGACTTGCGCGGCCTTCGGGGATCCTCCCCATACCCATGAGCCAGGTGGACCTGCGGGTGGGCGAGCACGCCATGCCGCTGCTCATTGCCGCCATGTCTTTCGGCTCTCAGGGCGAGCGGTCCTTTCGCGCCTACGCCGAGGCCGCGGCCCGCGTCGGTATCATCTGCATGAACGGTGAAGGCGGCGAGATCGACGACATGATCGGCCGCTACGGCCCCAACCGCGGCCAGCAAGTGGCCTCGGGCCGCTTCGGGGTCTCCATGCGGCTGCTCAATGCCTCGGCCTTCATCGAGATCAAGATCGGCCAAGGGGCCAAGCCCGGCGAAGGCGGACATTTGCCCGGGGCCAAGGTCACGCCCATGGTGGCCCGGGCGCGGCATTGCCAACCCGGCATTGCCCTCATTTCGCCCTCCAACCACCACGACATCTACTCCATCGAGGATCTGTGCCAGATCATTACCGAACTCAAAACCGCCAACCCCACGGCCCGCATCTCAGTCAAGATCCCGGTCACTCCAGGAGTGGCAACCATTGCCGTGGGCATCGCCAAGGCCGGGGCGCATATCATCAATATCAGCGGCTATGAGGGCGGTACTGGCGCGGCGCGGGAACACGCCAAGAAATACGTCGGCCTGCCGGTGGAGATCGGGGTGCGCGAAGCCCACGCAGGGCTCGTGGAGGCCGGGCTGCGGGAACAGGTCGAGATCTGGGCCGATGGCGGGGTCCGCTCCGCTGCGGATGTGGTCAAACTCCTCTGCCTGGGCGCCAACCGCGTGGGTCTGGGCACCGCAGCCCTTATGGCTGTGGGGTGCATCGCCTGCGAGCGCTGCCATCAGGACCGCTGTCCGCGCGGCATTTCCACCCAGATCCAGGACCTCCAGCAGGCCAGAGAGCGCGGCCTCAAGGCCTTCCAACCGCTGGACACCGAAGAAGCCGCCGACCGCCTGGCCCGCTATCTTACGGTGCTTGGAGAAGGTATCCGCGCCATCCTTGCCGACCTCGGTGTTCCCCGGGTCCACGAGCTGGTGGGAGCGACCCAATACCTGCGCCAAGTGCGGGAAATGGACCGCATCCGACTCGACAGCCTTCTTGCCCCGGTGGAAGTATCCAGCGCGCCTATGGCATGCCCGGTGCCTAAGCTGGTGCGAAAACCCCTCAACACCCTCACCAAGGTCATCGCCGATACCGTACGGGCAGGATTCACGGAAGAAGGCTGCCGGGTGATCCGCTATGCCGAAGAGTACGTGCGCTCCGTGGACCGCGCCGTGGGTACGGCCTTGGCGGGAGAAATCATCCGCGGCAGTTGCCCCCAAGGCCGGGCGGAGGTCATCCTTGCCGCCAGCATTCCGGGCAATGGTCTGGGCGCCTTTGCGGTGGACGGCATTGCGCTGCGGGTGGAAGGCGGCGGCCAGGACGGCATTGCCAAGGGGGCTTGCGGCGGAGAAACCATCATCCTCAAGGGACGCAACATCCTGGGGCAGCGAGTGGACGGCTCCGTGGGGAAATCCCTGGCGTATGGCGCCACCGGCGGATTCATCGCCATCCAGAACATGGCCGACTCCCGGGCGTGCGTGCGCCTTTCGGGCGCGGACGTGGTGTTTGGGGCGCGCATCACCCGTCCTGTGGAGGATGAGCGCGGGCATCTGGCGGCCTCGGCCCGCCTTAAAGGCTTCGCCTTCGAATACATGACCGGCGGGCGCGTGGTCTGCCTTGCCGACCCTGGGCCGTGGATCTGTTCGGGCATGACCGGCGGCACCATCTACCAATGCCTCTACCCGGAGTTTGGCTTTACCGAGGCAAGTCTTCGGCGGCGGCTGGCCCGAGGCTCCCATGTGCTGCTCTTGCCCGTGGAGGATGTGGATGTGGCGGTCATTGAAGAACTCCTCGGCCGCTACCAGAGACACCTTACCGCCTCCTTCCAAGACGACGAGGCCGTCGCCGTCCAGGGCCTTGTCCACGAGGCGGCCGCGCGTTTTCTCAAGATCGTCCCTGCCCTCACCCCGGCCATCGCGCCGGAATAA
- the epsC gene encoding serine O-acetyltransferase EpsC: MKSKINGNSVLSQVVDALCAPQSYQGVYHEPSFGSPMPSVDALAETVERLRSILFPGYFKEPFITPRNMAYFVGSKLEKVRRELSRQIARGFCFSCTETICSSECEDRADALADAFLLTLPKVRHLLATDVQAAYVGDPAAKSPGETIFCYPSIRAVTNQRLAHELYLLGVPLIPRIITEMAHSETGIDIHPGAQIGEGFFIDHGTGVVIGETCIIGANVRLYQGVTLGAKSFPKDEQGHLVKGIPRHPIVEDDVIIYSGATVLGRITIGRGAVIGGNMWVVEDVPPGARIFRKEPH, translated from the coding sequence ATGAAATCCAAGATCAATGGTAATTCGGTCCTGAGCCAGGTGGTGGATGCCTTGTGCGCCCCGCAGTCCTACCAGGGGGTGTATCACGAGCCTTCTTTCGGCTCTCCCATGCCTTCGGTGGATGCCTTGGCCGAAACGGTGGAGCGTCTGCGCTCGATTTTGTTTCCCGGATACTTCAAGGAACCCTTCATCACGCCGCGCAACATGGCCTATTTTGTGGGCTCCAAGCTGGAGAAAGTGCGCCGGGAACTCTCCCGGCAGATTGCCCGGGGGTTCTGTTTTTCGTGTACCGAGACCATCTGCAGCAGCGAATGTGAAGACCGGGCCGATGCCCTGGCGGACGCCTTCCTGCTCACCCTCCCCAAAGTGCGCCACCTGCTCGCCACCGACGTGCAGGCCGCCTACGTGGGGGACCCGGCGGCCAAAAGCCCAGGCGAGACCATATTCTGCTATCCATCCATCCGGGCCGTCACCAACCAGCGTCTCGCCCATGAGCTCTATCTGTTGGGCGTGCCGCTCATCCCGCGCATCATCACCGAGATGGCCCATTCGGAGACCGGCATCGACATCCACCCCGGCGCACAGATCGGCGAAGGATTCTTCATTGATCACGGTACCGGGGTGGTCATTGGCGAGACCTGCATCATCGGCGCCAATGTCCGCCTGTATCAAGGCGTGACCTTGGGCGCGAAGAGCTTTCCCAAAGATGAGCAAGGGCACTTGGTCAAAGGTATCCCCCGGCATCCCATCGTGGAAGACGATGTGATTATCTACTCCGGCGCCACTGTGTTGGGACGCATTACCATTGGCCGCGGAGCGGTCATTGGCGGCAATATGTGGGTGGTGGAAGACGTGCCCCCTGGCGCGCGGATATTCCGCAAGGAGCCTCATTGA
- the cysK gene encoding cysteine synthase A → MPIARNVLELIGRTPMVMLSRLAHGLPAQVAVKLEYFNPMASVKDRIALAMIEAAEASGELFPGAVIVEPTSGNTGIGLALVCAVRGYRLILTMPESMSLERRMLLAHMGAEIVLTPRAEGMAGAVRRAEAIARERQAFMPRQFDNPANPEVHSRTTAEEIWADTQGVIDVFVAGVGTGGTLTGVARALKPRRPGLVAVAVEPEESPLLSQGIAGPHPIQGIGANFVPKVLDRSLIDEVLTVSGEEAMETARRLAREEGIVCGISAGANVAAALRLAAQPRFAGKLVVTVICDTGERYLSTPLFVSKEKNS, encoded by the coding sequence ATGCCCATTGCCCGAAATGTCCTCGAACTCATCGGCCGCACCCCCATGGTCATGCTCTCGCGCCTTGCCCACGGCTTGCCGGCCCAGGTGGCGGTAAAGCTCGAGTACTTCAATCCCATGGCTTCGGTAAAAGACCGCATTGCCCTGGCCATGATCGAGGCTGCCGAGGCTTCCGGGGAGCTTTTTCCAGGAGCGGTCATCGTGGAGCCCACCAGCGGCAATACCGGCATCGGCCTGGCCTTGGTATGTGCCGTACGCGGCTACCGTCTGATCTTGACCATGCCTGAGTCCATGAGTCTGGAGCGGCGCATGCTCCTTGCCCATATGGGAGCAGAGATCGTACTCACTCCCCGGGCAGAAGGCATGGCCGGGGCGGTGCGCCGCGCCGAAGCCATTGCCCGCGAGCGGCAGGCCTTCATGCCGCGGCAATTCGACAATCCCGCCAATCCCGAAGTCCATAGCCGCACCACGGCGGAAGAAATCTGGGCCGATACCCAGGGGGTCATTGACGTCTTTGTGGCCGGGGTGGGTACCGGCGGTACCCTCACGGGCGTTGCCCGGGCCTTGAAGCCCCGGCGCCCTGGGCTTGTGGCCGTGGCCGTGGAGCCTGAAGAGTCGCCGCTCCTTTCCCAGGGCATTGCCGGCCCGCATCCCATCCAGGGAATTGGGGCCAATTTCGTACCCAAGGTGCTCGACCGGTCGCTGATCGACGAAGTGCTCACCGTCTCTGGGGAAGAAGCCATGGAGACCGCACGGCGCCTGGCCCGGGAAGAGGGCATCGTGTGCGGGATTTCGGCTGGAGCCAATGTGGCCGCGGCCCTGCGTCTGGCTGCCCAGCCTCGCTTTGCGGGCAAATTGGTGGTGACGGTCATCTGCGACACCGGTGAGCGCTATTTGAGTACCCCGCTTTTTGTTTCCAAGGAAAAGAATTCATGA